A region from the Micrococcus cohnii genome encodes:
- a CDS encoding DUF1844 domain-containing protein, producing MTEEHQHPQGEQPAVDPEVREIHEVPAVEVITTTAVHLMTAAAVKVGLADSPDAKELVDLDEARKLITALAGLITAAAPEISSSHAGPLRDGLRSLQLAFREASPYPDAPGKGPGEKLTGPVN from the coding sequence ATGACCGAAGAACACCAGCACCCGCAGGGTGAGCAGCCCGCCGTCGACCCCGAGGTCCGCGAGATCCACGAGGTCCCCGCCGTCGAGGTGATCACGACGACGGCGGTGCACCTGATGACCGCCGCGGCCGTGAAGGTCGGACTCGCCGACAGCCCCGACGCGAAGGAGCTGGTGGACCTCGATGAGGCACGCAAGCTGATCACCGCCCTCGCCGGACTCATCACCGCCGCCGCGCCCGAGATCTCCAGCTCCCACGCGGGCCCTCTGCGCGACGGGCTGCGCAGCCTGCAGCTGGCTTTCCGCGAAGCCTCGCCCTACCCGGACGCCCCGGGCAAGGGCCCCGGCGAGAAGCTGACCGGCCCCGTCAACTGA
- a CDS encoding SAF domain-containing protein, which yields MSASESTSAPRLRRPRWRDPRLIVGVLLVLASMASVVALVQNERRTVAYWAAATDIAPGRTVEAADLVPVEVNLGSAGGRYLAASEQVPAESTVVAAVRAGELVPAEAVVREDPKSRRHVGLTVGEPLPSGIGVGDRVDVWVAQPQESGQGHERPELTAKAVEIAEVSTQSGPFAGADLVRVQVLIGPEELPEILAGKVADARITVLPSVGGK from the coding sequence GTGTCCGCTTCCGAGAGCACATCCGCACCGCGCCTGCGTCGCCCGCGCTGGCGCGACCCGCGTCTGATCGTCGGGGTCCTGCTTGTGCTGGCATCTATGGCGTCCGTCGTGGCTCTCGTGCAGAACGAGCGCCGCACGGTCGCGTACTGGGCGGCCGCCACGGACATCGCCCCGGGACGAACCGTCGAGGCCGCTGACCTGGTCCCGGTCGAGGTGAACCTCGGTTCTGCGGGAGGCCGCTACCTTGCCGCGTCCGAGCAGGTCCCCGCGGAGTCGACCGTGGTGGCTGCCGTCCGCGCCGGTGAGCTCGTGCCGGCAGAGGCGGTGGTGCGTGAAGACCCGAAGAGCCGCCGTCACGTCGGCCTCACGGTGGGAGAGCCCCTGCCCTCGGGTATCGGCGTCGGCGACCGGGTGGACGTCTGGGTGGCCCAGCCGCAGGAGTCAGGCCAGGGCCATGAGCGGCCGGAGCTGACGGCCAAGGCGGTCGAGATCGCTGAGGTGTCGACACAGTCTGGTCCCTTCGCCGGGGCCGACCTGGTGCGCGTGCAGGTTCTCATCGGTCCGGAGGAGCTGCCTGAGATCCTGGCCGGAAAGGTCGCCGACGCCCGGATCACGGTGCTGCCGTCGGTCGGAGGGAAGTGA
- a CDS encoding WhiB family transcriptional regulator: MDWRSRAACLNKDPELFFPVGNTGPALLQIEEAKSVCRSCEVVDTCLKWAMESGQDSGVWGGMSEDERRAMKRRAARARRAS, from the coding sequence ATGGATTGGCGAAGCCGCGCAGCGTGCCTGAACAAGGACCCCGAGCTGTTCTTCCCCGTGGGGAACACCGGACCAGCCCTGCTGCAGATCGAGGAGGCGAAGTCCGTGTGCCGCTCCTGCGAGGTGGTGGACACCTGCCTGAAGTGGGCCATGGAGTCCGGTCAGGACTCGGGCGTGTGGGGCGGCATGAGCGAGGACGAGCGCCGGGCCATGAAGCGCCGCGCGGCGCGTGCCCGCCGCGCGTCCTGA
- a CDS encoding P-loop NTPase gives MRVAVAALVAPHHDVIGPLERAQAEVTILRRVEDLAELLAVARTGSVDVLLASAEVEEITRALIDEVDSLDRPVGLVVQSEVPAERGRLRRLGVPALRLDADPLELAAALTQAARDAALETKRTPLPDAEGEPELPARLDVDADEPRPLDPGESGASGPAAALRLDDTASAAEAPSGMSAEVVEEGEPEDSAATLAGAAASPVVVAVWGPTGAPGRTTVAVNLAAEYALLGHRTVLVDADTYGPSVAACLGLLDDAAGLAQAARAADRGDLDERRLADCAARIRVAGAELSVLTGLSRPDRWPELRSSAVAHVLQAARGHWDRVVVDVGFCLEEDEELSFDIPAPQRNAATLAALRAADRILAVGGGCAVSLPRLMRTIPALVDTVGGTTQVQVVVNRVRSSTAGLAPQSQIQAAWRRFVDTDARLSFLPDDPAAVDQALLNGQVLAESAPRSSLRRALAGLAADSGAPQTDGAAARTRAARTRRPAVGLPASVARLVRRRSRVSPRA, from the coding sequence GTGCGCGTCGCCGTCGCCGCACTCGTCGCCCCGCATCACGACGTCATCGGCCCGCTCGAACGGGCGCAGGCAGAGGTAACCATCCTCCGACGGGTCGAGGACCTCGCGGAGCTGCTCGCGGTGGCCCGGACCGGCTCCGTGGACGTCCTCCTGGCGTCCGCTGAGGTCGAGGAGATCACCCGTGCGCTGATCGACGAGGTCGATTCCCTCGACCGGCCCGTCGGCCTGGTGGTCCAGAGCGAGGTGCCTGCTGAGCGAGGACGGCTGCGTCGGCTCGGTGTGCCCGCGCTGCGCCTCGACGCCGACCCGTTGGAGCTCGCCGCCGCTCTCACGCAGGCCGCTCGCGACGCAGCGCTCGAGACGAAGCGCACCCCGCTGCCGGACGCGGAGGGAGAACCGGAACTGCCGGCACGTCTCGACGTCGACGCGGACGAGCCTCGGCCGCTGGACCCGGGCGAGTCCGGTGCGAGCGGTCCTGCCGCGGCATTGCGGCTGGACGATACCGCGTCGGCCGCCGAAGCACCGTCCGGTATGTCCGCCGAGGTTGTCGAAGAGGGCGAACCGGAGGACAGCGCCGCCACCCTCGCTGGCGCGGCGGCGTCCCCGGTCGTGGTGGCCGTGTGGGGTCCCACGGGAGCGCCGGGGCGCACGACTGTGGCGGTGAACCTCGCCGCCGAGTACGCGCTTCTGGGTCATCGGACCGTGCTCGTCGACGCCGACACCTACGGCCCGTCCGTGGCTGCGTGTCTCGGGCTTCTCGATGACGCGGCGGGACTGGCGCAAGCCGCACGTGCCGCTGACCGCGGAGACCTCGATGAGCGCCGACTGGCCGACTGTGCGGCCCGGATCCGGGTCGCCGGGGCGGAGCTGTCCGTTCTGACGGGGCTGAGCCGACCAGATCGCTGGCCTGAGCTGCGTTCCTCCGCCGTGGCGCACGTTCTGCAGGCCGCTCGCGGCCACTGGGACCGCGTGGTGGTCGACGTCGGTTTCTGCCTCGAGGAGGACGAGGAGCTCTCCTTTGACATTCCCGCCCCGCAGCGCAATGCGGCGACGCTCGCGGCGCTGCGCGCGGCGGACCGGATCCTGGCGGTGGGCGGCGGGTGCGCCGTGTCGCTGCCGCGACTGATGCGGACGATCCCGGCCCTGGTCGACACGGTGGGCGGCACGACGCAGGTGCAGGTCGTGGTGAACCGGGTGCGTTCGTCGACGGCGGGTCTGGCACCCCAGTCGCAGATCCAGGCGGCGTGGCGACGCTTCGTCGACACCGACGCCCGGCTGTCCTTCCTGCCGGACGACCCGGCGGCGGTGGACCAGGCGTTGCTCAACGGCCAGGTCCTCGCCGAGTCCGCGCCGAGGTCGTCGTTGCGCCGGGCGCTGGCGGGGCTCGCGGCCGACTCCGGGGCGCCCCAGACGGACGGCGCCGCGGCACGGACGCGCGCGGCGCGTACCCGGCGTCCCGCCGTGGGGTTGCCCGCGTCGGTGGCCCGCCTCGTGCGTCGGCGTTCCCGGGTGTCACCCAGGGCCTGA
- a CDS encoding LysM peptidoglycan-binding domain-containing protein, with the protein MRTADEKTHRASSPSAGTSPQSTHTHDGKDRGRGAGALPLAALFTATPILWWAGGSLWAQTGATAVAETERLIALSCTVAAAGLTAWWLLALSATAVWASALRRGDARTAQRVGRFAPAALRRLAATALGLSVVLAPGATAADVVDTRLPVDAVGITTPRDPAATTSAQSEQHSVTDGPPSAAWIPHGQAPTAAFTPRQPRITVDAPSHTVTTGDCLWDIAATELGPDATVLEVDLRWRQWYRHNRSVIGEDPHALRAGLVLQAPPFDSDVPAAGVYSLR; encoded by the coding sequence ATGAGGACGGCTGACGAGAAGACTCACCGCGCGAGCTCACCCAGCGCCGGAACGTCACCGCAGTCAACGCACACACACGACGGCAAGGACCGTGGCAGAGGCGCGGGAGCACTCCCGCTCGCTGCGCTGTTCACAGCGACGCCGATCCTGTGGTGGGCCGGCGGCTCGCTGTGGGCGCAGACCGGAGCCACCGCCGTCGCGGAGACCGAGCGGCTCATCGCCCTGAGCTGCACGGTGGCGGCGGCCGGCCTCACCGCATGGTGGCTGCTGGCGCTGAGCGCCACGGCCGTCTGGGCGAGCGCGCTGCGCCGCGGAGATGCTCGCACCGCGCAGCGCGTTGGCCGGTTCGCCCCCGCGGCGCTGCGCCGTCTGGCGGCAACGGCGCTCGGGCTCTCGGTTGTGCTGGCCCCCGGGGCCACCGCTGCCGACGTCGTCGACACGCGGCTGCCCGTCGATGCGGTCGGGATCACGACGCCACGGGACCCGGCCGCCACGACAAGCGCACAGTCAGAACAGCACTCCGTGACGGACGGGCCGCCGAGCGCGGCCTGGATCCCGCACGGACAGGCCCCGACGGCCGCCTTCACGCCCCGTCAGCCCCGTATCACCGTCGACGCCCCGTCCCACACCGTGACGACCGGCGACTGTCTGTGGGACATCGCCGCGACCGAACTCGGCCCGGACGCCACCGTGCTCGAGGTCGACCTGCGCTGGCGCCAGTGGTACCGCCACAATCGGTCAGTCATCGGCGAAGACCCCCACGCCCTGCGCGCAGGACTGGTGCTGCAGGCACCGCCCTTCGACTCCGACGTCCCCGCAGCGGGGGTGTACTCGCTGCGATGA
- a CDS encoding sensor histidine kinase, whose translation MVTSLSADPLRLHPDLSAGDRDWLLTLVGDWQLIADLSLADLVLWCPAPRSDGTGGYYAMAQARPVTAATLFHRDLVGSRARADLRALLTQAWRSHDTAGAEPIEAPDGTLQVRLWPVKRDGRVLAVLTEHRDPDSRRELTSIELNYRAAAERLLHMTRRGQWPDPADPPGFWIGGTPRVGDGLIVLDADARAAFASPNAVSALRRLGVAVSIEGQVLAPILTQAMIGTGALDEDAWSVLSGARGGRAEVQIGKVTIMVRGIVVRGREERDGALLMLRDVSELRRQEQRLVSKDATIREIHHRVKNNLQTVGSLLRMQARRATSQEARQALAQAMQRVDTIALVHQSLSEDVAGHVDVDALMARLFRLAVEVAGDGRQVRSRVEGEFGALPTRITTALALVINELATNAVEHGTGPEGGLVRLVARRDLTPIGELLEVEVVDSGSGHQPSSVEPAKGPLAQADGGGLGLRIVRTLVESELGGTLSRSQAVDGSTRVSARVPLD comes from the coding sequence ATGGTCACTTCCTTGTCCGCGGACCCGCTGCGGCTGCACCCGGACCTCTCCGCCGGCGACCGGGACTGGCTGTTGACCCTGGTGGGCGACTGGCAGCTCATCGCGGACCTGTCGCTGGCCGACCTTGTGCTGTGGTGTCCCGCGCCACGATCCGACGGCACCGGCGGCTATTACGCCATGGCTCAGGCACGCCCCGTGACCGCGGCGACGCTGTTCCATCGTGATCTGGTCGGCTCGCGGGCCCGCGCCGACCTGCGGGCCCTGCTGACGCAGGCGTGGCGGTCCCATGACACTGCGGGCGCCGAACCCATCGAGGCCCCGGACGGCACGCTGCAGGTGCGGCTGTGGCCGGTGAAGCGCGATGGCCGTGTGCTGGCGGTCCTCACGGAGCACCGGGATCCGGACAGTCGGCGTGAGCTGACCAGCATCGAGCTGAACTACCGCGCCGCGGCGGAGCGACTTCTGCACATGACCCGACGCGGTCAGTGGCCAGATCCCGCGGATCCGCCCGGCTTCTGGATCGGGGGCACGCCACGTGTCGGTGACGGTCTGATCGTCCTGGACGCCGATGCCCGCGCCGCGTTCGCCAGCCCGAATGCCGTCTCGGCGCTGCGGCGCCTGGGCGTTGCGGTGTCCATCGAAGGTCAGGTGCTCGCCCCGATCCTCACCCAGGCGATGATCGGCACGGGCGCCCTCGACGAGGACGCCTGGTCGGTGTTGTCGGGGGCACGCGGCGGTCGTGCGGAGGTGCAGATCGGCAAGGTCACCATCATGGTGCGCGGGATCGTTGTGCGCGGACGCGAGGAGCGCGACGGCGCGCTGCTGATGCTGCGCGATGTGAGCGAGCTGCGTCGACAGGAGCAGCGGCTGGTCAGCAAGGACGCGACGATCCGGGAGATCCACCATCGGGTGAAGAACAACCTGCAGACCGTCGGGTCGCTGCTGCGGATGCAGGCGCGTCGGGCCACCTCCCAGGAGGCGCGTCAGGCCCTGGCACAGGCGATGCAGCGGGTGGACACGATCGCCCTGGTCCACCAGAGCCTGTCCGAGGACGTCGCCGGCCATGTCGACGTCGACGCGCTGATGGCGCGCCTGTTCCGCCTGGCCGTCGAGGTCGCCGGAGACGGGCGTCAGGTCCGCTCTCGCGTCGAGGGCGAGTTCGGCGCTCTGCCCACCCGGATCACCACGGCGCTCGCCCTGGTCATCAATGAGCTCGCCACGAATGCGGTCGAGCACGGCACGGGGCCGGAGGGCGGGCTCGTCCGGCTCGTCGCGCGCCGGGACCTCACGCCCATCGGCGAGCTGCTCGAGGTCGAGGTCGTCGACTCGGGCAGCGGCCACCAGCCCTCATCCGTCGAACCGGCCAAGGGGCCCCTGGCTCAGGCGGACGGGGGAGGGCTGGGTCTGCGGATCGTGCGCACGCTCGTCGAGTCAGAGCTGGGCGGCACGCTCTCGAGGTCGCAGGCCGTCGACGGCTCGACCCGCGTGAGCGCGCGCGTGCCCCTGGACTGA
- the rplT gene encoding 50S ribosomal protein L20 yields MARVKRAVNAHKKRRTMLDRASGYRGQRSRLYRKAKEQLLHSFVYNYQHRHKRKGDFRRLWITRINAAARANGMTYNRFMQGLKLAGVEVDRRMLAEIAVSDAAAFTALVDTARKALPADVNAPVASR; encoded by the coding sequence GTGGCACGTGTGAAGCGGGCGGTCAACGCCCATAAGAAGCGTCGTACCATGCTGGACCGCGCGTCCGGCTACCGCGGTCAGCGTTCGCGCCTGTACCGCAAGGCGAAGGAGCAGCTGCTCCATTCGTTCGTGTACAACTACCAGCACCGTCACAAGCGCAAGGGCGACTTCCGTCGCCTGTGGATCACCCGCATCAACGCGGCCGCCCGCGCCAACGGCATGACCTACAACCGCTTCATGCAGGGCCTGAAGCTGGCCGGCGTCGAGGTGGACCGCCGCATGCTGGCCGAGATCGCCGTCTCGGACGCCGCGGCCTTCACCGCGCTGGTGGACACCGCACGCAAGGCGCTGCCGGCCGACGTGAACGCCCCGGTGGCCTCGCGCTGA
- a CDS encoding helix-turn-helix domain-containing protein, producing the protein MPRFLTLTDVAEVLNVSVAQSRALVRSGELPAIQVGGRGQWRVEERVLDDYIAAQYQATAQKVREWARHDAAQRTDA; encoded by the coding sequence ATGCCGCGCTTTCTGACCCTGACGGACGTCGCCGAGGTGCTCAACGTGTCCGTCGCACAGTCCCGTGCCCTGGTGCGCTCAGGCGAGCTGCCAGCCATCCAGGTCGGCGGACGCGGCCAGTGGCGAGTCGAGGAGCGTGTGCTGGACGACTACATCGCCGCCCAGTACCAGGCGACCGCACAGAAGGTCCGAGAGTGGGCCCGCCACGACGCCGCGCAACGCACGGACGCCTGA
- the infC gene encoding translation initiation factor IF-3 — protein MSDPRINERIRVPEVRLVGPNGEQVGIVRIEDALRLAGEADLDLVEVAPAAKPPVAKLMDFGKYKYEAAVKARESRKNQVNTSLKEVRFRLKIDSHDYETKTGRARKFLGQGDKVKAIIQFRGREQQRPELGIRLLEKFADDVAELGAVESAPRQDGRNMVMVIGPLKTKAEARSEARKNEAPKRERSGGGSRRDQAAREAKAKAAEKAAQNSAPVTNSVGDAFPEQLKRMAESREAEATQGAGQRPASSQKPAETPAPEKSAPKEQKPAPKPTAASTPKPSSAPKPAAPKPAGAPKPGPRKA, from the coding sequence ATTAGCGATCCCCGTATCAACGAGCGCATCCGCGTTCCGGAAGTCCGTCTGGTTGGCCCCAACGGCGAGCAGGTCGGCATCGTCCGGATCGAGGACGCCCTGCGCCTGGCTGGTGAGGCGGACCTCGACCTCGTCGAGGTGGCGCCCGCCGCCAAGCCTCCGGTGGCGAAGCTGATGGATTTCGGCAAGTACAAATACGAGGCCGCGGTGAAGGCGCGCGAGTCGCGCAAGAATCAGGTCAACACCTCGCTCAAGGAGGTGCGCTTCCGCCTGAAGATCGACAGCCACGACTACGAGACGAAGACGGGGCGCGCCCGGAAGTTCCTCGGTCAGGGTGACAAGGTCAAGGCCATCATCCAGTTCCGCGGGCGTGAACAGCAGCGTCCCGAGCTCGGCATCCGCCTGCTCGAGAAGTTCGCCGACGACGTCGCCGAGCTGGGCGCCGTCGAATCGGCTCCCCGGCAGGACGGGCGCAACATGGTCATGGTCATCGGTCCGCTGAAGACCAAGGCCGAGGCACGCTCTGAGGCGCGCAAGAACGAAGCACCGAAGCGTGAGCGCTCCGGTGGTGGGTCTCGGCGCGATCAGGCGGCCCGTGAGGCGAAGGCCAAGGCCGCCGAGAAGGCCGCTCAGAACTCCGCGCCGGTGACAAACTCGGTCGGTGACGCCTTCCCTGAGCAGCTCAAGCGGATGGCCGAGTCCCGTGAGGCGGAGGCGACGCAGGGGGCCGGCCAGCGCCCGGCCTCGTCGCAGAAGCCCGCGGAGACGCCGGCGCCGGAGAAGTCCGCACCCAAGGAGCAGAAGCCTGCGCCGAAGCCGACCGCCGCGTCCACGCCGAAGCCGTCGTCGGCGCCCAAGCCTGCCGCGCCCAAGCCGGCAGGCGCCCCCAAGCCCGGGCCTCGCAAGGCCTGA
- a CDS encoding TrmH family RNA methyltransferase has protein sequence MKSSESPRASHRTHAEERPDRAELINPRAERVRAVARLAGRSARLRAGAFLVEGPQGCREALLAHLGRGPAIARAQWPTGRVVRELYVSARLARRDPDLQALVDETASLDGPDRPFVRTASDEVLTSMCDAVTGQDIVAVVGLPQQTGLGALPATPTLLPVLCRVQDPGNAGTILRAADAAGAEGIVLTAGSVDVFNPKLVRSTAGSLFHLPLVTGADVSATCQWLREQGVQVWAADGAAERTLVEVTDAELAAPTAWLFGNEAQGLSEHERGLADASASVPLYGAAESLNVGTAATVCLYASAMARRR, from the coding sequence GTGAAGAGCTCAGAGAGTCCTCGAGCCTCGCACCGCACGCACGCCGAAGAACGCCCCGACCGGGCCGAGCTGATCAATCCCCGCGCCGAGCGCGTGCGGGCGGTCGCTCGCCTGGCGGGGCGTTCGGCGCGTCTGCGGGCCGGCGCCTTCCTGGTCGAGGGGCCTCAGGGATGCCGAGAAGCACTGCTGGCCCACCTCGGACGCGGGCCGGCGATCGCGCGAGCTCAGTGGCCGACCGGCCGGGTGGTGCGCGAGCTCTACGTGTCCGCACGGCTCGCGCGGCGTGACCCCGACCTGCAGGCCCTGGTCGATGAGACCGCCTCGCTCGACGGCCCGGACCGTCCCTTCGTGCGCACCGCGTCGGACGAGGTTCTGACGTCGATGTGCGACGCGGTCACCGGACAGGACATCGTGGCCGTCGTCGGCCTGCCGCAGCAGACCGGGCTGGGGGCATTGCCGGCGACGCCGACACTGCTGCCCGTGCTGTGCCGGGTGCAGGACCCGGGCAACGCCGGGACGATTCTGCGCGCGGCCGACGCGGCCGGGGCGGAGGGCATCGTGCTGACGGCGGGCTCCGTCGACGTGTTCAACCCGAAGCTCGTGCGCTCGACGGCCGGGTCGCTGTTCCATCTGCCGCTGGTGACCGGCGCCGATGTGAGCGCGACCTGCCAGTGGTTGCGCGAACAGGGCGTGCAGGTCTGGGCCGCGGACGGGGCCGCGGAGCGAACGCTCGTCGAGGTGACAGACGCCGAGTTGGCGGCGCCGACCGCGTGGCTGTTCGGCAATGAAGCTCAGGGACTGTCCGAGCACGAGCGTGGCCTGGCCGACGCCTCCGCCTCCGTGCCGCTGTACGGCGCGGCCGAGTCGCTGAATGTGGGCACGGCCGCGACGGTGTGCCTGTACGCCTCCGCCATGGCACGGCGTCGCTGA
- the rpmI gene encoding 50S ribosomal protein L35 codes for MPKMKTHSGAKKRFRVTGSGKLMRQQANRRHYLEHKSSRLTRRLASDKLVAKGNVKTIKRMLGI; via the coding sequence ATGCCGAAGATGAAGACCCACAGCGGCGCCAAGAAGCGCTTTCGCGTGACCGGTTCCGGCAAGCTGATGCGTCAGCAGGCAAACCGTCGCCACTACCTCGAGCACAAGTCCTCGCGCCTGACCCGCCGTCTGGCCTCGGACAAGCTCGTCGCCAAGGGCAACGTGAAGACCATCAAGCGGATGCTCGGCATCTGA
- a CDS encoding Rv3235 family protein has translation MTATAAPTSLNAVSETGHGARSAPLPRATGAPRRRPRAERPEAPTLSLRARQEQRAEQERSARTLAAVIALACVEAEAGRRPLRDLATWLDLPVYDKVARRLALLERTGASVRLTTSPRPLGARVHRLSPDRLEACATITCDERARAIAMRLERRLSRWKVTQIEIG, from the coding sequence ATGACCGCCACCGCCGCCCCGACATCCCTCAACGCCGTCTCTGAGACGGGCCACGGTGCCCGTTCGGCTCCCCTGCCCCGGGCCACGGGCGCCCCGCGCCGTCGGCCACGCGCCGAGCGACCGGAGGCACCGACGCTGAGCCTCCGGGCCCGGCAGGAGCAGCGAGCCGAGCAGGAGCGCTCTGCCAGGACCCTGGCCGCGGTGATCGCCCTGGCCTGTGTCGAGGCCGAAGCCGGCCGTCGCCCGCTGCGCGACCTGGCGACATGGTTGGACTTGCCCGTCTACGACAAGGTGGCCCGCCGTCTCGCGCTGCTCGAACGCACCGGCGCGTCCGTCCGGCTCACCACGTCGCCCCGACCGCTCGGGGCGCGGGTGCATCGCCTGAGCCCGGACCGGCTGGAGGCCTGTGCCACGATCACCTGCGACGAGCGCGCCCGAGCGATCGCCATGCGCCTCGAGCGACGGCTGAGCCGGTGGAAGGTCACGCAGATCGAAATCGGCTGA